The Desulfuromonas versatilis genome has a segment encoding these proteins:
- a CDS encoding lactate utilization protein translates to MDLNLSWHRRRLLDQTASALEKNGFSTVVFDLRQEALEYLLGEAGEAVTVGFGGSMTVAELGLAGRLREMGKTTLIHGSQGLTAEERRQIMQEQLNCDLFFTSTNALTVSGNLVNIDATGNRVCAMAFGPKKVIVVAGVNKIVMDLEAALKRVKQVASPPNAKRLGNDTPCAKTGLCSDCNSPQRICRITTILERRPRATDLRVCLINENLGY, encoded by the coding sequence ATGGATCTTAATTTGAGCTGGCATCGGCGCCGCCTGCTCGACCAGACGGCTTCGGCTCTGGAGAAAAACGGCTTTTCCACCGTGGTCTTCGACCTGCGGCAGGAGGCCCTCGAGTACCTGTTGGGCGAGGCCGGCGAGGCCGTCACCGTCGGTTTCGGCGGCTCCATGACCGTCGCCGAGCTGGGACTGGCCGGGCGCCTGCGGGAGATGGGGAAAACTACCCTGATCCATGGCAGCCAGGGGCTCACGGCGGAAGAGCGCCGGCAGATCATGCAGGAGCAACTGAACTGCGATCTGTTTTTCACCAGCACCAACGCCCTGACCGTCAGCGGCAACCTGGTGAATATCGATGCCACCGGCAACCGGGTCTGTGCCATGGCCTTCGGGCCGAAAAAGGTGATCGTCGTCGCCGGGGTCAACAAGATCGTCATGGATCTCGAGGCGGCTTTGAAAAGGGTCAAACAGGTCGCGTCTCCACCCAACGCCAAGCGGCTTGGCAACGACACCCCCTGCGCCAAGACGGGGCTGTGCAGCGATTGCAACTCGCCCCAGCGCATCTGCCGGATTACCACGATCCTGGAGCGCCGGCCCAGGGCCACAGATTTGCGCGTCTGCCTGATCAACGAAAATCTCGGATATTGA
- a CDS encoding CidA/LrgA family protein, protein MVRGFAILLALQFLGEMISRGFGIPVPGNVLGMGLMLLALATGIVKVEWVREATDLLLSHLALFFVPAGVGVMVYFELIGREWLPIVVATLVSTFVVMAVTGWVALLLDRGRGGDAE, encoded by the coding sequence ATGGTTCGTGGATTCGCGATTCTGCTCGCCCTGCAGTTTCTCGGAGAGATGATCTCCCGTGGCTTCGGAATCCCCGTCCCCGGGAACGTGCTGGGGATGGGCCTGATGCTGCTGGCCCTGGCCACGGGGATCGTCAAAGTGGAGTGGGTGCGTGAGGCAACGGACCTGCTGCTGTCCCATCTGGCCCTGTTCTTCGTCCCTGCCGGGGTCGGAGTCATGGTTTACTTCGAACTGATCGGACGCGAATGGCTGCCCATCGTGGTGGCCACCCTGGTGAGCACCTTCGTGGTCATGGCGGTCACCGGTTGGGTAGCGCTCCTGCTTGACCGGGGCAGGGGGGGCGATGCTGAATGA
- a CDS encoding EVE domain-containing protein, whose translation MKNSKRRYWLMKSEPHCFSIDDLKKRPKGTEPWDGVRNYQARNLLRDEVRCGDGVLFYHSNIKDPAVVGLARVVRSGYPDHTALDPRSEHFDPRATEAAPIWFMVDVQFLAKLPVPLTRGDLARHPTLSAMEVLRKGNRLSVQPVTLEQWRALIEVAGLGDPLEDL comes from the coding sequence ATGAAAAATTCCAAGCGCCGCTACTGGCTGATGAAGTCCGAACCCCACTGTTTCTCCATCGACGATCTGAAAAAACGCCCCAAGGGGACCGAACCCTGGGACGGCGTTCGCAACTACCAGGCCCGCAACCTGCTGCGCGACGAAGTGCGCTGCGGCGACGGGGTGCTGTTCTATCACAGCAACATCAAGGACCCGGCGGTGGTCGGCCTGGCCAGGGTCGTTCGTTCCGGCTACCCCGATCACACGGCCCTGGATCCCCGTTCGGAGCATTTCGATCCGCGGGCCACCGAAGCGGCACCCATCTGGTTCATGGTAGATGTCCAGTTCCTGGCCAAGCTTCCCGTCCCCCTGACCCGCGGTGACCTCGCCCGTCATCCGACGCTCTCGGCCATGGAGGTGCTGCGCAAGGGCAACCGGCTTTCGGTGCAACCGGTGACCCTGGAGCAGTGGCGTG
- a CDS encoding LrgB family protein, which yields MLNELLHSPLFGVGLTLLAYALGQKLYLRTGSIFFNPVAVSIVSIIVFLLILDIPYEVYAEGGQYVLFLLGPSVVALGVPLYTRRQEILARKGPILAGILAGSVSSVVSASGLAWLLGGSREVVLSLAPKSVTTPIAISIIEKIGGVAPLTAALVVLTGCLGAICGPEFCRLIGIRDLAAMGLAVGTASHGIGTARMLEIDRLGGAIAGLAIGLNGLATAFLLPLMFVFFR from the coding sequence ATGCTGAATGAACTGCTTCATTCCCCGCTGTTTGGCGTCGGCCTGACCCTTCTGGCATACGCCCTTGGACAGAAACTCTACCTGCGGACCGGAAGTATTTTCTTCAACCCGGTCGCGGTCTCGATTGTCTCCATCATAGTTTTCCTGCTGATTCTGGACATTCCCTACGAGGTTTACGCGGAGGGAGGGCAGTACGTGTTGTTTCTGCTCGGGCCCTCGGTGGTGGCCCTCGGCGTCCCCCTCTATACCCGGCGCCAGGAGATTTTGGCGCGCAAGGGGCCGATCCTGGCCGGGATCCTGGCTGGGTCTGTCTCCTCGGTCGTTTCGGCGTCGGGGCTGGCCTGGCTGCTGGGGGGAAGTCGTGAGGTGGTGCTGTCCCTGGCCCCCAAATCCGTAACCACCCCAATCGCGATCAGTATCATAGAAAAGATCGGCGGGGTCGCGCCGCTCACCGCTGCGCTGGTGGTGCTGACGGGGTGCCTGGGGGCCATTTGCGGTCCCGAGTTCTGCCGCCTTATCGGGATTCGCGACCTTGCCGCCATGGGGTTGGCGGTCGGTACCGCCTCGCACGGCATCGGCACTGCGAGGATGCTCGAGATCGATCGCCTTGGGGGGGCCATCGCCGGTTTGGCCATCGGCCTCAACGGGCTGGCCACGGCGTTTCTCCTGCCGCTGATGTTTGTTTTTTTCCGCTAA
- a CDS encoding FmdB family zinc ribbon protein: MPIFEFFCEECRHRFERITRSGQKQADCPQCGKPAAKQVSVPSIGSSSPGIPSSPPPGCGSGGFT, translated from the coding sequence ATGCCGATTTTCGAATTTTTTTGCGAAGAATGCCGCCACCGCTTCGAACGCATCACCCGTTCGGGGCAGAAACAGGCCGATTGCCCCCAGTGCGGGAAACCGGCAGCGAAACAGGTTTCGGTTCCCTCGATCGGTTCCTCCTCCCCGGGCATCCCCTCCTCCCCACCCCCGGGATGCGGGAGTGGAGGCTTCACTTGA
- the hfq gene encoding RNA chaperone Hfq gives MAKTPFNIQDQYLNQARKERVRVTVVMMSGEKLDGYIKSFDSFCVLIESGGDILLYKHAISSITSTDGSFRLHGGKD, from the coding sequence ATGGCCAAGACACCATTCAATATCCAGGACCAATATCTTAATCAGGCGCGCAAGGAACGGGTTCGTGTGACCGTAGTGATGATGTCGGGTGAGAAACTGGATGGATATATCAAGTCGTTCGACAGTTTTTGCGTGCTGATCGAAAGCGGTGGCGACATCCTGCTTTATAAACACGCCATTTCCTCCATTACCTCAACTGACGGATCATTCCGGCTGCACGGCGGCAAAGACTGA
- a CDS encoding phosphoglucomutase/phosphomannomutase family protein, producing MHSIKFGTSGWRGIFCDDFTLENVRVVSQAIADYLRESGEHERGVVVGYDTRFMGRYFARETVRVLAAAGIKSYLCNRDTPSPVIAHEILRRKACGGINFTASHNPYDYNGLKFSLASGGPALPEITHDLEGRANAMLGEVCFKEMPMDQAYAAGLVEDIDPRPHYLEGLGKLVDFQAIAASGMTVAVNALHGAGRDYLDAVLADAGVKVVSVNNHPDPYFGGAAPEPCASRLGDFIELVKSSPEMALGLATDGDADRYGIIDADGTFIEPNDILPLLLDYLIRVKGQAGDVVRSVATSHFVDAVARHHGRRVYETPVGFKHIGPYVSAKQVLLGGEESAGLTIRGHVPDKDGILACLLVAEMVAVQGRTLKEQLVDLGRRVGEVYHRRDNIRLCAEVESGYAAKLATPPTQVEGRRVVGTVAIDGVKFLLEDGSWVLFRRSVTEPLVRVYCESTSPAGAERLVKWANGFLTE from the coding sequence ATGCATTCGATAAAGTTCGGCACTTCCGGGTGGCGGGGAATATTCTGCGACGACTTCACTCTGGAAAACGTTCGCGTCGTCTCCCAGGCCATCGCCGATTATCTGCGCGAAAGCGGGGAGCATGAACGGGGGGTGGTGGTCGGCTACGATACCCGGTTCATGGGGCGCTACTTCGCCAGGGAAACCGTCAGGGTGCTGGCCGCAGCGGGGATCAAGTCCTATCTCTGCAACCGGGATACGCCGAGTCCGGTAATCGCCCATGAAATTCTGCGCCGAAAAGCCTGCGGCGGCATCAATTTCACCGCCAGCCACAATCCCTACGATTACAACGGGCTGAAATTCTCCCTGGCTTCGGGCGGCCCGGCCCTGCCGGAAATCACCCACGACCTCGAAGGTCGGGCCAACGCCATGCTGGGCGAGGTCTGTTTCAAGGAGATGCCCATGGACCAGGCGTATGCTGCCGGCCTGGTCGAGGACATCGACCCTCGCCCCCATTACCTGGAGGGCCTGGGCAAACTGGTCGACTTTCAGGCCATTGCCGCCTCCGGCATGACCGTCGCCGTCAATGCTCTCCATGGCGCCGGGCGCGACTATCTCGACGCCGTTCTTGCCGATGCCGGGGTCAAGGTGGTGAGCGTCAACAATCACCCCGATCCCTATTTCGGCGGCGCGGCGCCCGAACCCTGCGCCTCGCGCCTCGGCGACTTCATCGAACTGGTCAAGTCCAGTCCCGAAATGGCTCTGGGCCTGGCCACCGATGGCGACGCCGACCGCTATGGCATCATCGATGCCGACGGCACCTTTATCGAACCCAATGACATCCTGCCGCTGCTGCTCGATTACCTGATTCGGGTCAAGGGGCAGGCCGGGGACGTGGTCCGCTCGGTGGCGACTTCCCATTTCGTCGATGCGGTGGCCAGGCACCACGGGCGCAGGGTGTACGAAACCCCGGTGGGCTTCAAGCACATCGGACCCTATGTCAGCGCAAAACAGGTCCTGCTCGGCGGCGAGGAGAGTGCCGGGCTGACCATTCGAGGTCATGTCCCGGACAAGGACGGCATTCTGGCCTGCCTGTTGGTGGCGGAGATGGTGGCTGTGCAGGGCAGAACCCTGAAGGAGCAGTTGGTCGATCTGGGCCGCCGGGTGGGGGAGGTCTACCACCGCCGGGACAACATCCGGCTCTGTGCCGAGGTCGAGTCGGGTTACGCCGCCAAGTTGGCCACCCCCCCGACCCAGGTCGAGGGGAGGAGGGTGGTCGGCACCGTCGCCATCGACGGCGTCAAGTTTCTTCTCGAGGACGGCTCCTGGGTGTTGTTCCGCAGGTCCGTAACCGAGCCTCTGGTCCGGGTCTACTGCGAATCGACCAGCCCGGCTGGGGCGGAACGCCTGGTTAAGTGGGCCAACGGATTCCTCACCGAATAA
- the pgsA gene encoding CDP-diacylglycerol--glycerol-3-phosphate 3-phosphatidyltransferase, whose protein sequence is MDARLNLPNVLTLSRILLIPVFLIGIIYNWLSLALALFVLAGLTDLLDGYLARRMHQTTALGAYLDPVADKLLMTVAFIALAATGVVPAWLAVVAVSKDLFISLGAGILYFSGGDFRALPSTLGKTATCLQMVTVAMALLNAVSGLAGEVLPLLFALTGALTVACVLQYIYYGVRRMGSAPPG, encoded by the coding sequence ATGGACGCAAGACTGAATCTTCCCAATGTCTTGACCCTGTCGCGGATCTTGCTGATTCCGGTGTTTCTGATCGGGATCATCTACAACTGGCTGTCTCTGGCCCTGGCGCTGTTCGTTCTGGCCGGACTGACCGACCTGCTCGACGGTTATCTGGCCCGGCGGATGCATCAGACCACTGCACTGGGCGCCTATCTCGATCCGGTCGCAGACAAGTTGCTGATGACCGTGGCGTTCATCGCCCTGGCTGCGACGGGGGTCGTACCCGCCTGGCTGGCCGTGGTTGCGGTCTCCAAGGATCTGTTCATTTCCCTGGGGGCCGGCATCCTGTATTTCTCCGGCGGGGATTTTCGGGCCCTGCCGTCGACGCTCGGCAAAACCGCTACCTGCCTGCAGATGGTGACCGTGGCCATGGCCCTGCTGAACGCGGTTTCCGGCCTGGCTGGCGAGGTACTGCCGCTACTTTTCGCCCTGACCGGCGCCCTGACCGTTGCCTGCGTGCTGCAGTACATCTATTATGGGGTGCGGCGGATGGGCAGCGCCCCTCCCGGGTGA
- a CDS encoding CxxCxxCC domain-containing protein, translating to MSIDKDKEWEGKCLRCGRCCYEKLEYQGQVYYTDVPCEKLDRRSGLCTVYPQREKLRPGCVKITPEIARRGILPEDCPYVEGIIDYPAPGAWDEKQRRSRTRRG from the coding sequence TTGTCCATCGACAAGGATAAGGAATGGGAAGGCAAATGCCTGCGTTGCGGGCGTTGCTGCTACGAAAAATTGGAATACCAGGGGCAGGTCTACTATACCGACGTCCCCTGTGAGAAGCTCGACAGGCGTAGCGGTTTGTGCACGGTCTATCCGCAGCGCGAAAAGCTCCGGCCGGGCTGCGTCAAAATCACTCCGGAGATCGCCCGCAGGGGGATCCTGCCTGAGGATTGTCCCTACGTCGAGGGAATCATTGATTACCCGGCGCCAGGCGCCTGGGACGAGAAGCAGCGGCGCTCCCGAACCCGCCGGGGATAA
- the hcp gene encoding hydroxylamine reductase, with the protein MFCYQCEQAANGGCTKIGVCGKQPDVAALQDLLVYGLKGIAFWANEARKNGKKDTEIDRFMIEGLFTTVTNVDFDAEAIAKILRKAGTILNKAKTLAGPVSGAVPAAAQWQPAADTAGLVAQGEAHGVKSDPIDADVKSVQEILIYGMKGYAAYADHCLILGRESDEIYAFTHKALAATLDKSLGLMDFVNLAMECGRINLVTMELLNKAHTDAYGHPVPTPVQLGTKAGKAILVTGHDLKMLEELLKQTEGKGINIYTHGEMLPAHGYPGLKKYPHLVGNFGGAWQDQAKEFVNFPGAIIFNTNCIQRPADSYKDRLFTWGLVQWPDVKHVDGWDFSAVINKALECPGFPEAPGKEILTGFGHNAVLGVADKVIGAVKGGQIRHFFLVGGCDGAKSGRNYYTEFAEKAPKDTVILTLACGKYRFNKLDLGDIGGIPRLLDVGQCNDAYSAIQIAVALANAFECDVNELPLSLVLSWYEQKAVAILLTLLHLGIKNIKIGPSLPAFITPNVLNFLVENFNIGPITTAEQDLKQILG; encoded by the coding sequence ATGTTCTGTTACCAGTGTGAGCAGGCAGCCAACGGCGGCTGCACCAAGATTGGCGTCTGTGGCAAGCAGCCGGACGTCGCCGCCCTGCAGGACCTGCTGGTCTACGGCCTCAAAGGGATTGCCTTCTGGGCCAACGAGGCCCGCAAGAATGGCAAGAAGGATACCGAAATCGACCGCTTCATGATCGAAGGGCTCTTCACCACCGTCACCAACGTCGACTTCGACGCCGAAGCCATCGCCAAGATCCTGCGCAAGGCCGGCACCATCCTGAATAAGGCCAAGACCCTGGCCGGCCCCGTCAGCGGCGCCGTTCCCGCCGCCGCCCAGTGGCAGCCCGCCGCCGACACCGCCGGCCTGGTGGCCCAGGGCGAAGCCCACGGCGTCAAGAGCGACCCCATCGATGCCGACGTCAAATCGGTGCAGGAGATCCTGATCTACGGCATGAAGGGCTACGCCGCCTACGCCGACCACTGCCTGATTCTCGGCCGGGAAAGCGACGAGATCTACGCCTTCACCCACAAGGCCCTGGCCGCCACCCTCGACAAGAGCCTCGGGCTGATGGATTTCGTCAACCTCGCCATGGAGTGCGGCCGCATCAACCTGGTCACCATGGAACTGCTCAACAAGGCCCACACCGACGCCTACGGCCACCCGGTCCCGACCCCCGTCCAGCTCGGCACCAAGGCCGGCAAGGCGATCCTGGTCACCGGCCACGACCTGAAGATGCTTGAAGAGCTGCTCAAGCAGACCGAGGGCAAGGGGATCAACATCTACACCCACGGCGAGATGCTGCCGGCCCATGGCTACCCCGGCCTCAAGAAGTACCCGCACCTGGTCGGCAACTTCGGCGGCGCCTGGCAGGATCAGGCCAAGGAGTTCGTCAACTTCCCCGGCGCGATCATTTTCAACACCAACTGCATCCAGCGCCCGGCGGACAGCTACAAGGACCGCCTCTTCACCTGGGGCCTGGTGCAGTGGCCTGACGTCAAGCACGTGGACGGCTGGGACTTCTCCGCGGTCATCAACAAGGCCCTCGAATGCCCCGGTTTCCCCGAGGCCCCCGGCAAGGAAATCCTCACCGGCTTCGGTCACAACGCCGTGCTCGGCGTCGCCGACAAGGTCATCGGGGCGGTCAAGGGCGGCCAGATCCGGCACTTCTTCCTGGTGGGCGGCTGTGACGGCGCCAAGAGCGGCCGCAACTACTACACCGAGTTCGCCGAGAAGGCGCCCAAGGACACCGTCATCCTGACCCTGGCCTGCGGCAAGTACCGCTTCAACAAGCTCGACCTGGGCGACATCGGCGGCATCCCCCGTCTGCTCGACGTCGGCCAGTGCAACGACGCCTACAGCGCCATCCAGATCGCGGTGGCCCTGGCCAACGCCTTCGAGTGCGACGTCAACGAGCTGCCCCTGTCGCTGGTCCTCTCCTGGTACGAGCAGAAGGCGGTGGCGATCCTTCTGACCCTGCTCCACCTGGGAATCAAGAATATCAAGATCGGCCCGAGCCTGCCGGCCTTCATCACCCCGAATGTTCTCAACTTCCTGGTCGAGAACTTCAACATCGGGCCCATCACCACCGCCGAGCAGGATCTCAAGCAGATCCTCGGCTAA
- a CDS encoding DUF512 domain-containing protein, with translation MLEIIFVEPGSIGEELELEPGDSLLSINGEVVRDLLDYQLHVQDEELLLEVRKKNGELWDLEFEKDSFDSLGLHFPHPEPTQCGNNCIFCFVHQLPRGMRRTLYVKDEDFRFSYLYGAYVTLTNIGEEEVERIIQQRLSPLYVSVHATEEQLRTRMLGRQGLPILELLQRLTAAGIKLHTQVVLCPGINDGEALARTIEDLFRLHPGVLSLAVVPVGLTGYRKRLPELRPPSTEEAAGILQTLHGYQQRFVAECGSRFVFAADELYLKAGWEFPEVEAYEELAQIENGVGLIPVFRAEAAEVLAEAVSMKRPGVSTFTGESMLSELTAFIARLTEKTGISIQVHGVKNEFFGGFVTVTGLLTGRDIVSQLQGRDLGARLLVPDVVLREGEDVFLDDMTLEQLGRELGVAVEKISASPWGIYEALEHPGS, from the coding sequence GTGCTGGAAATCATATTCGTTGAACCGGGCAGCATCGGCGAGGAGCTTGAGCTCGAGCCGGGGGACAGCCTTCTTTCGATCAATGGCGAGGTGGTGCGCGACCTTCTCGATTACCAGTTGCATGTGCAGGACGAGGAGTTGCTGCTTGAGGTCCGGAAGAAAAACGGAGAACTTTGGGACCTCGAGTTCGAAAAGGATTCCTTCGACTCCCTGGGCCTTCATTTCCCCCACCCGGAGCCGACACAGTGCGGGAACAACTGCATCTTCTGTTTTGTTCACCAGTTGCCAAGGGGGATGCGCCGGACGCTGTACGTCAAGGACGAGGATTTCCGGTTCTCCTACCTCTACGGGGCCTACGTCACATTGACCAACATCGGCGAAGAGGAGGTGGAGCGGATTATCCAGCAGCGTCTCTCGCCGCTCTACGTCTCGGTGCACGCCACCGAAGAACAGTTGAGAACCCGGATGCTCGGCCGGCAGGGACTGCCGATTCTCGAACTGCTTCAGCGGCTGACCGCTGCCGGAATCAAACTCCACACCCAGGTGGTTTTGTGCCCGGGGATCAACGATGGAGAGGCTCTGGCGCGCACCATCGAAGACCTCTTTCGGCTGCACCCCGGAGTGCTGAGCCTGGCGGTGGTGCCGGTCGGGTTGACCGGCTACCGCAAGCGCCTGCCCGAGCTGCGCCCGCCCAGCACGGAGGAGGCCGCAGGTATTCTGCAAACCCTGCACGGCTACCAGCAGCGTTTTGTGGCCGAATGCGGGTCGAGGTTCGTGTTCGCCGCCGATGAGCTCTACCTGAAGGCCGGCTGGGAGTTCCCGGAGGTCGAGGCCTACGAAGAGCTGGCCCAGATCGAAAACGGCGTCGGCCTGATTCCGGTGTTCCGGGCTGAGGCCGCTGAGGTGCTGGCCGAGGCCGTCTCCATGAAACGCCCCGGGGTATCCACTTTTACGGGCGAGTCGATGCTGAGCGAATTGACGGCCTTCATCGCGAGGCTCACCGAGAAAACCGGCATCAGCATTCAGGTGCACGGGGTGAAAAACGAGTTCTTCGGCGGCTTTGTCACCGTGACCGGCCTGCTGACCGGGCGCGACATCGTCAGCCAGCTGCAGGGCAGGGATCTCGGGGCCCGGTTGCTGGTTCCCGATGTCGTTTTGCGCGAGGGGGAAGATGTTTTCCTCGATGATATGACTCTCGAGCAGTTGGGCCGGGAGTTGGGGGTTGCCGTGGAGAAGATTTCCGCTTCCCCCTGGGGGATTTACGAGGCACTGGAGCACCCCGGAAGCTGA
- a CDS encoding tetratricopeptide repeat protein translates to MQELEKIVKEGREALDGGDYRKAIQAFRKALQAEPGSAEFNYLLGEALIEDGQVGPALKALEAARKLAPEDVEILYTLGDAYFEGQQAEAAMAAYRRILELDPEQAEAWVSLGLVQFNQDRVEEAMECYHKALQLEPDSIFALNSLGDACFAQGLNDKALEYYRQGIEFEPEDPQAHYNLAEMYYDTGDLEGAERECREVLRLDQGFAFAYLTLGNICLDLDRNEEALQSFQEFLLLERSAGAKDIRAEVAAVVEGLKAELE, encoded by the coding sequence ATGCAAGAACTTGAAAAGATTGTCAAGGAGGGGCGCGAAGCCCTGGATGGCGGGGACTATCGGAAGGCGATCCAGGCGTTTCGCAAGGCGCTGCAGGCCGAGCCCGGCTCCGCCGAATTCAATTACCTGCTCGGTGAGGCGCTGATCGAGGACGGGCAGGTGGGCCCGGCCCTCAAGGCCCTGGAAGCTGCGCGCAAGCTTGCTCCCGAGGATGTCGAGATTCTATACACTCTCGGCGATGCCTATTTCGAGGGGCAGCAGGCCGAGGCGGCCATGGCCGCCTACCGCAGGATTCTCGAACTCGATCCCGAACAGGCCGAAGCCTGGGTAAGCCTGGGTCTTGTCCAGTTCAACCAGGACAGGGTCGAAGAGGCCATGGAGTGTTACCACAAGGCCCTGCAGCTCGAACCCGATTCGATTTTCGCCCTCAATTCCCTGGGTGATGCCTGCTTTGCCCAGGGACTGAACGACAAGGCCCTGGAGTACTATCGCCAGGGAATCGAATTTGAGCCGGAAGATCCCCAGGCTCATTACAACCTTGCCGAGATGTATTACGATACCGGCGACCTGGAAGGGGCCGAGCGCGAATGCCGGGAGGTTCTGCGCCTTGACCAGGGGTTCGCCTTTGCCTACCTGACTCTCGGCAACATCTGCCTCGACCTGGACCGCAACGAGGAGGCCCTGCAGAGTTTTCAGGAGTTTTTGCTTCTGGAGCGCTCCGCAGGCGCCAAGGATATAAGGGCCGAAGTGGCCGCGGTGGTCGAGGGGCTGAAGGCTGAACTGGAATGA
- a CDS encoding PxxKW family cysteine-rich protein — MQCQTVLPGTECTFWSKNGCTFEGNSCQNVVEACQGCERIVNGTIGPVCSVAPAPARKWLGGLCNFATHQKVEIKNIEQKINPLKASKKAAAGKKK, encoded by the coding sequence ATGCAGTGTCAAACAGTTCTTCCCGGTACCGAGTGTACCTTTTGGTCTAAAAACGGCTGCACCTTCGAAGGAAACTCCTGCCAGAACGTCGTCGAAGCCTGTCAGGGCTGCGAGCGTATCGTCAACGGCACCATCGGCCCGGTCTGCTCGGTAGCCCCGGCACCCGCCCGCAAGTGGTTGGGCGGCCTGTGCAACTTCGCCACCCATCAGAAGGTGGAGATCAAGAACATCGAGCAGAAGATCAACCCCCTCAAGGCCTCCAAGAAGGCCGCGGCAGGCAAGAAGAAGTAA
- the miaA gene encoding tRNA (adenosine(37)-N6)-dimethylallyltransferase MiaA gives MEQGQGPQPLVVLCGPTAAGKTALALQLAERYPFEVISADSRQVYRGMDIGTAKATPEERARVPHHLIDVIDPDQTFSAADFCRQARDCIDRIFASGRLPLVVGGTGLYIRALTEGLIDAPAGDPALRRQFHALEAEGGAGTLHRRLQQVDPAMAERLPEGDLVRIVRALEVFTLAGRPLSALQREHAFGERPFRVLRFGVSLERDELYLRIDQRAQQMVEQGLLEEVRGLLDRGYEPTLKALQTIGYREAVEHLQGRIALAEALELIRRDTRRYAKRQLTWFRKENSIIWVDSRREFARIQALIDYFYAP, from the coding sequence ATGGAACAAGGGCAGGGGCCGCAGCCGCTGGTGGTGCTGTGCGGGCCGACTGCGGCGGGCAAGACCGCGCTGGCCCTGCAGCTGGCCGAGCGTTACCCCTTCGAGGTCATCTCTGCCGATTCGCGGCAGGTCTACCGCGGCATGGACATCGGCACCGCCAAGGCGACCCCGGAGGAGCGGGCCAGGGTTCCCCATCACCTGATTGACGTGATCGATCCCGACCAGACGTTTTCGGCCGCCGATTTCTGTCGTCAGGCCCGGGATTGCATCGACCGAATTTTCGCCAGCGGCCGGCTCCCCCTGGTGGTCGGCGGCACCGGGCTCTATATTCGCGCTCTTACCGAGGGGCTGATCGATGCCCCCGCGGGTGACCCCGCTTTGCGACGCCAATTTCACGCCCTGGAGGCCGAGGGCGGAGCGGGGACCCTGCATCGGCGCCTGCAGCAGGTCGACCCGGCCATGGCCGAGCGTCTGCCCGAGGGGGATTTGGTCCGGATCGTCAGGGCCCTGGAGGTGTTCACCCTGGCGGGGCGTCCGCTCTCGGCGCTGCAGCGCGAACACGCCTTCGGCGAGCGCCCCTTTCGGGTCCTGCGTTTCGGGGTCAGCCTGGAGCGCGACGAGCTGTATCTGCGGATCGACCAGCGCGCGCAGCAGATGGTGGAACAGGGGCTGCTCGAAGAGGTCCGCGGCCTGCTCGACCGAGGCTATGAGCCCACCCTGAAGGCCCTGCAGACCATCGGCTATCGCGAGGCGGTCGAGCACCTCCAGGGGCGCATCGCGCTGGCGGAAGCGCTTGAATTGATACGGCGCGATACCCGGCGCTACGCCAAGCGTCAGCTGACCTGGTTTCGCAAAGAGAATTCAATAATTTGGGTTGATTCCCGGCGAGAGTTTGCTAGAATTCAAGCGTTGATTGACTATTTTTATGCCCCGTAA